From a single Loxodonta africana isolate mLoxAfr1 chromosome 9, mLoxAfr1.hap2, whole genome shotgun sequence genomic region:
- the TOMM5 gene encoding mitochondrial import receptor subunit TOM5 homolog yields the protein MFRIEGLAPKLDPEEMKRKMREDVISSIRNFLIYVALLRVTPFILKKLDSI from the exons ATGTTCCGGATCGAGGGCCTCGCTCCGAAGCTGGACCCGGAGGAAATGAAACGGAAGATGCGCGAGGACGTGATCTCCTCCATACGGAACTTTCTCATCTACGTGGCCTTGCTGCGAGTCA ctCCTTTTATCTTAAAGAAGTTGGATAGCATATGA